GCACCCCAGCTCTCACCGCCCCCATCCCCAGGCCGCACAGCCCACCTGGCCCCCCCGGACGCCTCTGTCTCTGCCTGGCTGGAATCTGGGCAGGGCGAGCAGCACCCGGGCGATTCCACCACCCTGCGCATCCTCGCCAGCATGCCCAGCCGCACCATTGGTGAGTGCCGCCTGCCCTCCTGGCCCCCCGGAGCCACCCTTGCCCAAGCTACACCGGGCTGGGAGCTCTCCCATCTGCTGCAAGCATGCCCCGCTCTCCCTGCGGCCGCCCTCCCCAGTGTCCTGCTCCCACATGCAGGGCGCAGCCGCGGGGCCATCATCTCCCAGTACTACAACCGCACGGCGCGGCTGCGGCGCCGGAGCAGCCGCccgtccctgcagcagctcagccgCGCGGCGCGGCCCAGCCTGCGGCAGTATGACCTGGAGACCGACCCAGCCCGCGCCACGCTGGAAGGTGAGAGTTCCCGttgggctgggggcaggcagagccaggcATCGTCCCTGCACCAGGGCTCGGGACGGGCATGTTGCGCCCCAGCCAGCTGTGTCCTACTGAGCCCCTTGCGCCCCCAGACAAGCGGAGCCTGCTGGCGAAGGAGCTGCTGAGCCTCTCGCCCAGCCAGCGCAGCCACATGCTGCTCTCGGTGCCCCTCAGCCTGGCGGAGAAGCGCGCCCTCCGGTAGGTCCCCCCCCCGCCAGTCCCCTGCGGGTCCCGCAGACGGAGCCACCCCCTGACACCCCTCCCTTTTGCCGGGCAGGCGGGAGCTGAACGAGCAGAGGAGCCCCCTGGGGCTGCGCGCCCACCACGCGGCCACCCCGTCTCCCTGCGGGTGGTCCAAGGACTACGTCGCTCTCGTAAGTCTGAAGCGCGGCGGCTagcacagctggagcaggcGGGTGGCAGGGGCTCTGCTGCCACAGGGACCCCGGCCCCAGTGCCCTCACCAGGCTCCCTTTCCGCAGGGCTGCCGGCACTTCTGGTACAGGCTCCTCGCGCTGCTCCCCgctgcacagccctggcacTACGCCCTGAAGCAGATCGGTGGCCGCTTCGGCTCCAGCGTCCTCTCCTACTTCCTCTTCCTCAAGACGCTCCTCATGTTCAACGTTTTCTCATTCCTCATCCTCCTGGTCTTCGTAGTGGCCCTGCAGGCTGCGTATCCCCCTGCCAAGGCCAACCAGCAGTCCTTCACTGGCTTTGAGCTCCTCACAGGAGCGGTAAGCACCTCCAGCGTGTCACTGCCTGTGCCTCCCTGCACTGGGAGATGCTCCTAGCCCGGTCCCTGCCCTGCATCCCTACGTCTCCCATCGTGGCGATGCCCCGGTCCCTGCCCTGcatcccctgctgcagcagtgccctggGCCCTGCCCTCGCACAGCCAGAGCCCTGGGCCCACCAGCACTGGGGGTGCAAGGGGGGGTGCCCGATGCTGCCCCATGCTCTGTGTCCCgtgccaggctgggcagggagccGCGGGCACCACTGAGGTCACCGTGGGCCTTGTTGTGCACTTTCCTGCAGGGCTACTTCACTCACTCGCTGCTGTACTACGGCTACTACAGCAACATCACCCTCAATGacccctctgcctccagcctcagcGGCAGCGTggccccccctgcagcccccccactCCCCTACAACATGCCGCTGGCCTACCTGTTCACCGTTGGGGTCTCCTTCTTTGCCACCTGCATCCTGCTGGTGTACAGGTGAGTCGGCAGcgccccagccctgccggccgtgccctggctgcccagccctgagcccctGCCGCCACCCCTTGcccccctgctgcagcatgtACCACTCCTTCGGGGAGAGCTACCGTGTGGGCAGCTCTGCGGGGGACCTGGCCATCAAAGTCTTCTGTGCCTGGGACTTCAAGGTGATCCAGAGGCGCTCGGTGAAGCTGCAGTGCGAGAACATCTGCACCCAGCTGAGggtgaggagctgggctggggctcagTCCGTGTGCGCTCCGCGCCCCGTGGTGGGAAGGCGAAGGCGTGCACAGGAGCCAGCCCAGGCCACGGGGCTCAGCTCCCCGCTGCGCGGGGGGTCCTGCAGCGTCGTGTGCACCCTGACTTTGCCCGGCGCCCTCTGGGTCCCACCCAGATAAATTCTTGCACCAGGGGTGGACCTGGAACGTGTTCTCAGCTGCCCCgggctgctcagcagctccGCTGGCACTGCTGtcttccaggagctgctggccgaGCGGCGGTCCCGCTCCTGCCCCCTGAGCCTCTGCCAGCGACTGGGGCGCGTCGCTGTCCTTCTCCTGGCCTGGGTCCTTTCTCTGAGCACGGTGCTGGGCTGCGTGGTGGCCGTGCACTACTTCTCGGAGCACATGCACGCGGTAAGCGCGGCCCCCACGCCGCACGGCAGCTCTGCCGGCCTGGCGTGCGGGGAAGAGGCAGGGCTCTCCAGGCTGACCTGGGGGGCAGCGCAGCCGGAGGAGGCAGggacagccctgctgcacctccctcctgctgccagcgTTTGTGCTCACGGCTGGGTGCGGAGGGGCTGATCCCACGGCCGGCACAGCGAGCCTCAAGGCGCTGGGCTGCAGGCGGTCGCACTCATCCAGGCGCCTGCTTGCCAGGTTCAGCAGGAGCACCGAGCCCTGGCGGGCAGCAGTTGGCAGCGGGAAGGCATCCTGCTGGTCCTGCCCCTCACCGTGTCGCTCCTCAACACGCTGATGCCCCATCTCTACAACTTGCTGGCGACATGGGAGAGGCAGGATTCCCCAGAGGTGGAGGTCTACGTGGCCATCTGCAGGTaggctgcctggggatggggcaggggagcCCCCCAGCCACGGGCTCGCTGTGGGGAGAGGCCCTGGGGCCGGGGGACCCCCCATATGTGGGGTTCAGCCCCCCCGCCTAGGGCTCAGGGCCTCCTGTCcccactgctgctctccaggaacctcctgctGAAGATGGTGGtcctcggcctgctctgctaCCAGTGGCTCAGCCGGAGAGTCGTCTGCTCCGACGAGGAGGTTGGTGCTGGCCAGCGATGTGGGGCAATGTGGGGCCAGGCTCTGccgagcagagctggctggggacGCGCCACCCGGGCTGTCCCTGGCCCAGGGAGTGTGGAGCAAAGCCAAGGCTGCCGTGCCAGCACCGTCAGGGGTCTGGCAGCACGGGGTCTGCTGGGCGGCACCGCTGGCACCActggtggggagaggggcagTCAGCCGGGCAGGGACACCCCAAAGCTGGGGCAGCCAGGGAGAGGTGTGTGGGAGAGGAAGAGGTCACCCAGCCCTTGACAGCCCATGGGGGAGCCATGGCAGGGGAGAAACCTCCCTGTCTGCCTCGTACCACCCGCGTTTGTCTCCCCAGTGCTGGGAGACGTGTGTCGGGCAGGACCTGTATCGCTTCATGGTGATGGACTTCGTGTTCACTCTGCTGGACACCGTCTTTGGGGAGCTGGTCTGGAGGTAACGTGCCCCGGGAGGGGTCCCCcccagcacggccccgctcTCCTGCTGGGGCGGCTCTGCAGCCACCAGAGAGTGAAGACCGGGTGCCCGACTTCTTGCAGCGGCTGTCAGAGCAGAGCTTCTCTCGTTCCCCAGGCTGATCTCAGAGAAGAGACTGAAGAGTAAGCAGAGGCCTGAGTTTGACATTGCCCGAAACGTGCTGGAGCTGATCTACGGGCAGACCCTGACCTGGTGAGACATCTTCAGCCTGGCGTGGCTCATCCACTGCTGGCAAATGCCACACGGTGCTGATATTGCCTGTGAGCCCTGCAGCATACGGAACCCCCCCGGCCAACACGGGAGGGACaagggaaaggcagcagcagcttggcaGACCGTGGTCACAGCCCTTGGTGCTGGCACCGTGCAGCCACATGCACACACTAGGAGGTCTGGCCGTGGCAGGAGGGGTGAAAGCCATCAGTGGAGTGTCCTGGTACCAGTCCAGTGTCACCTGCCCAGCTGGTGCCCTCCGGAGCTCTGGAGGAGGAGCAGGTTCTGGTGCATGTGCAGCCCCTCGTTTGTCCACACCATAATGGCACTCGCTGCTCAGGGCTCccttctgcagcccccagcctcacACCACCCTGCACAACTCCCAGCCAGAGGAGGAGGTCCAGAGGTCCAGAtgtgtgctgctgcctttgaactggcagcacagctggcagACAGGCTGTAAATGCACCAGGGGCCAGTGAACTGTCAGGTGCTGCCCAGCCCCGACAGCAAGATGAGCCTCCAGGCACAGGCTGTGCAACAAACCCAGCACAGGGCATCGGGTGCTGGCTCTCTGCTTTATGAAAGCCGGACTGCAGCTGGCACTGCTGTCCTGATCCTTTCGTGGCTCTGAGCACCATTAGTCCCCATGGGGCTCAGTCGcatttccctctcctccaggctgggtGTTCTCTTCGCACCGCTCCTGCCAGCTGTGCAggtgctgaagctgctgctgctgttctacATCAAAAAGGTGAGTGCTACCCCCGCAGCTCCCGCTGCAGCCTTGCCGTGGGCAGTGCTGTCCTCACGTGAGGGCAGAAGTGTTGCTGGGGTCCCCCAGCTCACCTGGCTGCTGGACGGGGGGACAGGAGGGCACAGCCACCCTGCGTTCGCTCCTGGGGTCACTCTGTGGGAGGCGGCAGCACGCAGCTCTCTGCTCCTTGTCCCCAGACCAGTCTGATGCAGAACTGCCAGTCCCCCAGCAAGCCCTGGCAAGCTTCTCGTATGAGCACTGTGTTCATcaccctgctctgcttcccatcCTTCCTGGGTGCTGCCGTCTTCATCTCCTACACCATCTGGTCGTGAGTACCTGCCAGACCACAGGGCACAGAGCTGTCTGCTGCTaggggcagccccagcaaagGAGAGGAGCTTGGGGAGATGGTGCCTGCTGCACCCTGTCCACATGCAGAGTGCACGACACCCTGCACAGGGCTGTGAGCTGGTGTCCCCAGCTGCGGGCACTGTCCCAGGCAGTGAAGTGCTGCCCTCTGCCAGTCACTGCATGTGGCCTGGCAGCCGTTGGTGTGTGCCTGCTTCTCCCAGCCCGGCCCTTCCCAGATGCTCCTCAGTGCTGGGCAAGGGGAtgaggacccccccccccgctggaAGCAGGGCAAGGCTTGGCCCCTGGAGGGCTGTAAGCCTGCCCCGAGAGCCAGGACAGTGCCCTGAGCTAGGGGCACTGGCCAGCTGGGCCGCCCAGAACCCAACAATCCGCCGCTCAACAGCATCCGACTGACCCCACTGCTCTGTCCACTCAGAGTGAAGCCGTCAGAAACCTGTGGCCCCTTCCAGGGTCTGGAAACCATCTACAAGTCTGTGAATGTCTGGGCAAAGTTGCTGGAGAAGTCCAGCCCCAACATCACCTGGCTCACCTGGCTCCACCAGTACCTGGTGGAAAACACcttcttcctgttcttcctgTCCGGGGTGCTGCTGTGAGTATGGGCCAGAACCTGAGGCTGAAACCTGCGCCCGCACTTTGTGGGTCCCACTGTCACTGCCGTGGCCCTGGCAGTTGGGGTGTCCCTCCTGGCCCAGGGCAGGGGTGCAgcatcccagccccagggaccTGTCGATGCCACCATCCCCATCGTGCCTGTCGTTGCAGAGCCGTGACCTACTTCAACATCCAGGTGGTGAGAGGCCAGCAGAGGAtcatctgcctgctgcaggagcagatcGCAAATGTGCgtgagctctgcctgctgccctgtggGCTCTgagcccctgtccctgcagcccccagccccggggcagctGGATCCGGGCTCCAGCCCTACCAGTGCTGCTGCCTCAAAGGTGCAAGAGCACATCCCACAGGGCTGCTCACTGCGGCATCTCTGCTGTTGCAGGAGggagaagataaaatatttctcattcagAAGCTTCACTCCATTTGCAAGCAGAAAGAGGGATGTGCCTGAGCCCCAGGTAAGGCCCAGAAAAAGGGGAGAGGCAGCTGTCAGGGTGCTAGG
This genomic window from Cygnus atratus isolate AKBS03 ecotype Queensland, Australia chromosome 18, CAtr_DNAZoo_HiC_assembly, whole genome shotgun sequence contains:
- the TMC6 gene encoding transmembrane channel-like protein 6; protein product: MSQPPPFTLHLSEDTESDNQELSPDNEGALHTSFRQLIQEQSSLAEAGTELELQERGRGRTAHLAPPDASVSAWLESGQGEQHPGDSTTLRILASMPSRTIGRSRGAIISQYYNRTARLRRRSSRPSLQQLSRAARPSLRQYDLETDPARATLEDKRSLLAKELLSLSPSQRSHMLLSVPLSLAEKRALRRELNEQRSPLGLRAHHAATPSPCGWSKDYVALGCRHFWYRLLALLPAAQPWHYALKQIGGRFGSSVLSYFLFLKTLLMFNVFSFLILLVFVVALQAAYPPAKANQQSFTGFELLTGAGYFTHSLLYYGYYSNITLNDPSASSLSGSVAPPAAPPLPYNMPLAYLFTVGVSFFATCILLVYSMYHSFGESYRVGSSAGDLAIKVFCAWDFKVIQRRSVKLQCENICTQLRELLAERRSRSCPLSLCQRLGRVAVLLLAWVLSLSTVLGCVVAVHYFSEHMHAVQQEHRALAGSSWQREGILLVLPLTVSLLNTLMPHLYNLLATWERQDSPEVEVYVAICRNLLLKMVVLGLLCYQWLSRRVVCSDEECWETCVGQDLYRFMVMDFVFTLLDTVFGELVWRLISEKRLKSKQRPEFDIARNVLELIYGQTLTWLGVLFAPLLPAVQVLKLLLLFYIKKTSLMQNCQSPSKPWQASRMSTVFITLLCFPSFLGAAVFISYTIWSVKPSETCGPFQGLETIYKSVNVWAKLLEKSSPNITWLTWLHQYLVENTFFLFFLSGVLLAVTYFNIQVVRGQQRIICLLQEQIANEGEDKIFLIQKLHSICKQKEGCA